A portion of the Blastochloris tepida genome contains these proteins:
- a CDS encoding 4a-hydroxytetrahydrobiopterin dehydratase → MREKLTGPKREQALQALPTWREAEDRDAITKRFVFRDFSEAFGWMTRVALVAERMDHHPEWLNVYKTVEVTLSTHDAGGVTELDAALAKIMDGFAAQIR, encoded by the coding sequence ATGCGCGAGAAGCTGACCGGACCGAAACGCGAGCAGGCGCTGCAGGCGCTGCCCACCTGGCGCGAGGCCGAGGACCGCGACGCCATCACCAAGCGCTTCGTGTTCCGCGATTTCAGCGAGGCGTTCGGCTGGATGACGCGGGTGGCGCTGGTCGCCGAGCGGATGGACCATCACCCCGAATGGCTCAACGTCTACAAGACGGTGGAGGTGACGCTGTCCACCCACGATGCCGGCGGCGTCACCGAGCTCGACGCGGCGCTGGCCAAGATCATGGACGGCTTCGCCGCCCAGATCCGCTGA
- the thpR gene encoding RNA 2',3'-cyclic phosphodiesterase has translation MPRLFTGLEIPAEIGASLMLLRGGLPGARWVEPGDFHITLRFIGDVDDRTAGEVTQMLAGISRRSFEVSLVGLDAFGGNKPRAVYVPVEAPPLLMELQAEHERLMQRIGLPAESRNYRPHVTLARLRDTSPRVVADYLATRGLYRSPPIRVGRFVLFSSRASVGGGPYVVEAAYPLL, from the coding sequence ATGCCGCGTCTCTTCACGGGACTGGAGATCCCGGCCGAGATCGGCGCCTCGCTGATGCTGCTGCGCGGCGGCCTGCCCGGCGCCCGCTGGGTCGAGCCCGGCGATTTCCACATCACGCTGCGCTTCATCGGCGATGTCGACGACCGCACCGCCGGCGAGGTGACGCAGATGCTGGCCGGCATCAGCCGCCGGAGCTTCGAGGTCTCGCTGGTCGGGCTCGACGCCTTCGGCGGCAACAAGCCGCGCGCGGTCTATGTGCCGGTGGAGGCGCCGCCGCTGCTGATGGAGCTGCAGGCCGAGCACGAGCGGCTGATGCAGCGCATTGGCCTGCCGGCCGAAAGCCGCAACTACCGGCCGCACGTGACGCTGGCCCGCCTGCGCGATACCTCGCCGCGCGTCGTCGCCGACTATCTGGCGACGCGGGGCCTCTATCGCAGCCCGCCGATCCGGGTCGGACGCTTCGTGCTGTTCTCGTCGCGGGCCTCGGTCGGCGGCGGACCCTATGTCGTCGAGGCCGCCTATCCGTTGCTGTGA